The following coding sequences lie in one Panicum virgatum strain AP13 chromosome 6N, P.virgatum_v5, whole genome shotgun sequence genomic window:
- the LOC120679992 gene encoding protein TsetseEP-like, translated as MRSALLSLCFHLALALTLAATVPGLACARVIDRKPRPQPTPQPKPKPDPKPEPRPTPQPDPKPEPQPEPKPEPQPDPKPEPKPAPQPGPKPEPQPDDPNPAPQPDPKPEPNPKPEPQPDPNNPTTQPGLKPEPQPAEPEPKPEPDEPSKQEPEPQPSHKQTPDEPEPSKQEPTPRVGTGTMEGNN; from the coding sequence ATGAGGTCTGCTCTCCTCTCACTATGTTTTCACTTGGCCCTTGCACTCACACTGGCTGCAACTGTTCCTGGCCTTGCTTGTGCTAGGGTGATCGACCGAAAACCACGCCCCCAGCCAACTCCACAGCCCAAACCAAAACCTGATCCCAAGCCAGAACCCAGACCAACACCGCAGCCTGATCCAAAACCGGAACCGCAGCCTGAACCAAAGCCGGAACCACAACCAGATCCAAAGCCTGAACCCAAACCAGCACCACAGCCTGGCCCAAAGCCGGAACCGCAACCTGATGATCCAAACCCCGCACCACAACCTGACCCAAAGCCTGAACCCAACCCGAAACCCGAGCCGCAGCCTGATCCAAATAACCCCACTACACAGCCTGGCTTAAAACCGGAACCCCAACCAGCAGAGCCAGAGCCTAAACCCGAACCTGATGAACCATCCAAACAAGAGCCAGAGCCCCAGCCAAGCCACAAACAAACACCTGATGAGCCAGAACCATCAAAGCAGGAGCCAACACCACGCGTTGGCACGGGCACCATGGAAGGGAACAACTGA